In Erigeron canadensis isolate Cc75 chromosome 1, C_canadensis_v1, whole genome shotgun sequence, a single window of DNA contains:
- the LOC122600735 gene encoding protein CANDIDATE G-PROTEIN COUPLED RECEPTOR 7-like: MKILVAVLLLFILSVISPATAEIKSLKIRSDNRPMILFEKFGFTHTGFVSIEISGVSVTSALPHPDPSRLGFFLLSEESLIQVLLQLQQNPNFCVVDSQFITLLFTFRELSPPPHSSFNKSYPVTDPNEHSLFFANCNPESLVTMDVRTELYNTDDGAKDYLSAGLTQLPSLYFVFSLVYLGFLAVWVSICLKNQRSVHRIHLLMGGLIVMKALNLICAAEDKHYVKVTGTPHGWDVLFYIFQFIRVVLLFTVIVLIGTGWSFLKPFLQEKEKKVLMIVIPLQVLANVASIVIGETGPFIKDWVTWNQVFLLVDIICCCAIIFPIVWSIRSLRETSKTDGKAARNLAKLTLFRQFYIVVIGYLYFTRIVVFALKTIAAYKYQWVSSAAEEIASLVFYLVMFYMFRPVEKNEYFVLDEEDEEAAEMALRDEEFEL; the protein is encoded by the coding sequence ATGAAGATCCTCGTCGCCGTGCTCCTCCTCTTCATCCTCAGCGTCATCTCTCCGGCGACGGCGGAGATCAAGTCACTGAAGATCCGATCCGATAACCGTCCAATGATCCTCTTTGAAAAATTCGGATTCACACACACCGGCTTCGTCTCCATCGAGATCTCGGGCGTCTCCGTGACATCAGCGCTACCTCATCCAGATCCATCACGTCTCGGATTCTTCCTTCTATCAGAAGAATCACTGATCCAGGTCCTTTTACAACTTCAACAGAACCCTAACTTTTGTGTTGTAGATTCTCAATTTATAACTCTGTTATTCACTTTCCGTGAACTATCGCCTCCGCCGCATTCCAGTTTCAATAAATCATATCCTGTTACCGATCCTAATGAACATTCCCTTTTTTTCGCCAACTGTAACCCCGAATCTTTAGTTACTATGGATGTACGTACTGAATTATATAATACTGATGACGGTGCCAAGGATTACTTGTCCGCTGGCTTAACGCAGCTCCCGTCCCTCTATTTCGTCTTTTCCTTGGTTTATCTAGGGTTTTTAGCAGTTTGGGTGTCCATTTGTCTCAAGAATCAACGGTCGGTTCATAGGATACATTTGTTGATGGGTGGGTTGATTGTCATGAAGGCGCTTAACTTGATTTGTGCTGCTGAGGACAAACATTATGTTAAGGTTACTGGTACTCCTCATGGATGGGATGTTCTGTTTTATATCTTTCAGTTTATTAGGGTCGTGTTGTTGTTCACTGTGATCGTGTTGATTGGTACTGGCTGGTCGTTTTTGAAACCCTTTTTGCAagagaaggaaaagaaagttTTGATGATTGTGATCCCGCTTCAGGTTTTGGCTAATGTGGCTTCGATTGTCATTGGGGAAACTGGGCCGTTTATCAAGGATTGGGTTACTTGGAACCAGGTGTTTTTGTTGGTGGATATTATTTGCTGTTGTGCCATTATTTTCCCCATTGTGTGGTCTATTAGGTCGTTGAGGGAGACTTCTAAGACTGATGGCAAGGCAGCTAGGAATTTGGCTAAGTTGACTTTGTTTAGGCAGTTTTATATCGTGGTTATTGGGTACTTGTATTTCACGAGGATTGTTGTTTTTGCCTTGAAGACTATTGCTGCTTACAAGTACCAGTGGGTGTCCAGTGCGGCTGAGGAAATTGCTAGCCTTGTGTTCTATTTGGTGATGTTTTATATGTTCCGGCCCGTTGAGAAAAACGAGTACTTTGTTCTTGAcgaagaggatgaagaagctGCTGAGATGGCTTTGAGGGATGAAGAGTTTGAGCTTTAA
- the LOC122605073 gene encoding ankyrin repeat-containing protein At5g02620-like, producing the protein MDSPVAGNNHQSLSRTRTMEKRDDTSLHIAIRSGDIDKALEILSSTDEQKLNELLSKTNQPGETPLYVAAECGRVDLVREMMKFYDLEAAGIKTMNGLDAFHIAAKQGDLEVLKVLMEAQSELSMTFDQTNTTALHTAAEQGHLEVVKFLLEKNSSMATIAKSNLKTALHSCARKGHLAVMKALLEKVPEIATRADKKGQTALHMAAKGQNVDMINELLAVDNGLINMVDKKENTALHIATRKGRKEIVLALLSHKDIINKEAINRSKETALDTAEKFIRSEIATTLREHGVVNAKSITKPPQMTATARELKQTVSDIKHEVHDQLEHTLKTHKRVKGIGKRINKMHHESLNNAITSTTVVAVLIATVTFAAIYQLPGQYIDDKHNVTKDSTLGEANIAPNPGFTVFLIFDSLALFISLAVVVVQTSIVVVERRAKKQVMAIINKLMWLACVFVSVAFLALSFIVVGNEKWLAVGVTVIGSVTLASTIGTMCYWVIMHRIEANNLRSIRRSARSSKSLSGSVSVHSDSENDDFKKLYAI; encoded by the exons ATGGATTCTCCTGTGGCTGGAAACAATCATCAGAGTTTAAGCAGAACTAGAACAATGGAAAAAAGAGATGATACATCTTTGCATATTGCTATAAGGTCAGGGGATATAGATAAAGCTTTAGAGATTCTTAGTAGCACCGATGAACAAAAGTTAAACGAGTTATTGTCGAAAACCAACCAACCAGGCGAAACGCCTCTTTATGTTGCTGCTGAGTGTGGGCGTGTTGATTTAGTAAGAGAAATGATGAAGTTTTATGACCTTGAGGCGGCTGGTATCAAGACGATGAACGGCCTTGATGCTTTTCATATCGCTGCTAAACAGGGAGATCTTG AGGTGTTGAAGGTTCTTATGGAAGCACAATCTGAGCTTTCGATgacatttgatcaaacaaacaCCACGGCGTTACACACAGCTGCTGAACAAGGCCATCTTGAGGTGGTCAAATTCCTTCTAGAGAAAAATAGCAGCATGGCCACTATAGCAAAAAGTAACCTTAAAACAGCATTACATTCTTGCGCGCGCAAGGGTCATTTGGCGGTGATGAAAGCACTTTTGGAAAAGGTACCGGAAATAGCCACTAGAGCCGATAAAAAGGGGCAAACTGCCCTTCATATGGCTGCTAAGGGACAGAATGTTGACATGATTAATGAGCTTTTAGCAGTTGACAACGGACTGATAAACATGGTTGATAAAAAGGAGAACACTGCATTGCATATTGCTACACGAAAGGGTCGTAAAGAG ATTGTTCTGGCTCTGCTAAGTCACAAGGACATAATCAATAAAGAAGCCATCAACAGATCTAAAGAAACTGCCCTGGATACTGCTGAGAAATTTATACGATCTGAAATTGCAACAACTTTGCGAGAACATGGAGTCGTCAATGCAAAGTCAATAACAAAACCACCACAAATGACTGCCACTGCCCGAGAACTCAAACAAACTGTGAGTGACATCAAACACGAAGTCCATGATCAACTCGAGCACACTCTTAAAACTCATAAAAGAGTTAAAGGGATTGGGAAACGCATAAACAAGATGCACCATGAAAGCCTCAACAATGCAATCACTTCCACCACAGTTGTGGCAGTTTTGATAGCTACTGTGACCTTTGCCGCCATATATCAGCTGCCTGGACAATACATTGATGACAAACACAATGTCACAAAAGATTCTACTTTAGGTGAAGCAAACATAGCTCCCAATCCCGGGTTCACTGTTTTCTTGATCTTTGACTCACTTGCCCTTTTTATATCACTGGCGGTTGTGGTGGTTCAGACATCCATTGTGGTGGTGGAAAGGCGGGCAAAGAAGCAGGTGATGGCCATTATTAATAAGCTAATGTGGTTAGCGTGTGTTTTTGTTTCGGTTGCATTTCTTGCACTCTCGTTTATTGTAGTGGGAAACGAGAAGTGGTTAGCGGTTGGGGTGACAGTTATAGGGTCGGTTACATTGGCTTCAACAATTGGAACAATGTGTTATTGGGTGATTATGCATCGAATTGAGGCCAATAATTTGAGAAGTATTAGGCGCTCTGCAAGGAGCAGCAAGTCACTCTCTGGATCCGTGTCTGTACACTCAGATTCAGAGAATGATGATTTTAAAAAGCTTTATGCTATCTGA
- the LOC122585804 gene encoding ankyrin repeat-containing protein ITN1-like isoform X1 produces MNTVIEGDEKDLEMGSDTAPTPIRQPSPSPSRRSIDSYPPPSPRAPALVVSNSGKLLGSSSNVGKMLGVSSSGKMLNTSSSFKSLSYTSSNSNSGKSLSASCSGKSLTSQGGKKKYVKQVTGRFNDTELHLAAQRGDVMAVKRIVDEINEQMLRTMKGADFDAEVAEIRASVVNEMNELGETALFTAAERGYIEVVKELLPYTTKEGLSMNNRSGFDPLHIAAREGHREIVKILLDHDPELSKTVGQSNSTPLTTAAVRGHSSVVDELLSRDSSLVDVTRSNGKNALHLAARQGHVDIVSTLLNIDPQLARRTDKKGQTALHMAVKGVSCEVVKLLLQADPAIVMLPDKFSNTALHVAARKKRVEIVNELVLLRDTNVNALTRDHKTALDIVSGLPFSEETSEIIDILARYGAVKANDLNQPRDELRQTVTEIKNDVHNQLEQARKTNRNMSGIAKELRKLHREGINNATNSVTVVAVLFATVAFAAIFTVPGGVDEQNGTAVMVQSQCFKVFFIFNAIALFTSLAVVVVQITVVRGEIKSERRVVEVINKLMWLAAVCTSVAFISSSYIVVGKHHRGAAILVTVFGAVTMVGVLGGMTYYVVISKKLRRVRRKSKNSSASWRNWEISDANINPIYAI; encoded by the exons ATGAATACCGTTATCGAAG GAGATGAGAAGGATCTCGAAATGGGTTCGGATACAGCCCCAACTCCTATTCGGCAACCGTCTCCTTCTCCTTCCAGAAGGTCAATTGACTCATACCCTCCTCCTTCCCCTAGGGCACCTGCATTGGTGGTATCCAATTCCGGTAAGTTATTAGGGTCATCATCAAATGTTGGTAAAATGTTGGGTGTTTCGAGTTCCGGTAAAATGTTGAACACATCAAGTTCGTTCAAGTCACTATCGTATACTAGTTCCAATTCCAATTCTGGGAAGTCGTTGTCAGCATCTTGTTCAGGGAAGTCATTAACGAGTCAAGGTGGGAAGAAGAAGTATGTGAAACAGGTGACAGGGAGATTTAACGATACTGAGCTCCATTTGGCTGCACAACGTGGTGATGTGATGGCGGTCAAACGAATTGTTGATGAAATTAATGAGCAAATGTTGAGGACTATGAAAGGGGCAGACTTTGATGCAGAGGTGGCTGAAATAAGGGCTTCAGTTGTTAATGAGATGAATGAATTGGGAGAAACGGCTTTGTTTACGGCTGCAGAAAGAGGGTACATCGAGGTTGTGAAGGAATTGTTGCCTTACACAACTAAAGAAGGTCTTTCTATGAACAACAGGTCTGGTTTTGATCCATTACACATTGCGGCTAGAGAAGGTCACCGAG AAATTGTCAAGATCCTTCTTGACCATGACCCCGAGCTAAGCAAAACAGTTGGTCAGTCAAATTCAACCCCTCTTACAACTGCAGCTGTAAGAGGACATTCATCAGTAGTCGATGAATTGCTCTCTAGAGACTCTAGCTTGGTGGATGTCACAAGATCAAATGGAAAAAATGCTTTGCATTTAGCTGCACGACAAGGTCATGTAGACATAGTCAGTACACTGCTCAATATAGATCCTCAACTGGCGAGAAGAACCGATAAGAAAGGTCAGACTGCTTTGCATATGGCTGTGAAAGGGGTTAGCTGTGAAGTTGTAAAATTGCTTCTTCAGGCTGATCCAGCAATTGTTATGCTCCCTGACAAGTTTAGTAACACTGCTTTGCATGTAGCTGCAAGGAAAAAACGTGTAGAG ATAGTAAACGAACTGGTACTTCTCCGTGACACAAACGTGAACGCCTTGACAAGAGACCACAAAACAGCACTTGATATTGTGAGCGGGCTCCCTTTCTCAGAAGAAACCTCAGAAATCATTGATATATTGGCCCGTTACGGAGCAGTAAAAGCAAATGACTTAAACCAGCCACGAGACGAACTCAGGCAAACCGTCACAGAAATCAAAAATGATGTCCACAACCAGCTGGAACAAGCCCGAAAAACAAACCGAAACATGAGCGGGATCGCGAAAGAGCTTCGTAAACTCCACCGTGAAGGGATCAACAATGCCACCAACTCTGTCACTGTGGTAGCAGTTCTTTTTGCTACAGTTGCATTTGCTGCCATCTTCACAGTGCCTGGTGGTGTTGATGAGCAGAATGGGACTGCTGTAATGGTTCAGAGTCAGTGTTTCAAGGTGTTTTTTATCTTCAATGCTATTGCTCTTTTTACATCACTAGCAGTGGTGGTGGTGCAGATCACAGTGGTTAGGGGAGAGATTAAATCAGAGAGACGGGTTGTTGAGGTGATTAATAAGTTGATGTGGTTGGCTGCAGTTTGTACGTCAGTGGCGTTTatttcatcatcatatatcGTGGTGGGGAAACACCATAGAGGGGCGGCAATACTGGTGACAGTTTTTGGGGCAGTAACGATGGTAGGAGTTCTTGGTGGCATGACATATTATGTGGTGATATCAAAGAAACTGCGTAGAGTGAGGAGGAAGTCAAAAAATAGTAGTGCTTCGTGGCGGAACTGGGAAATCTCTGATGCTAATATAAACCCAATTTATGCTATATag
- the LOC122585804 gene encoding ankyrin repeat-containing protein ITN1-like isoform X2, producing MLGVSSSGKMLNTSSGKKKYVKQVTGRFNDTELHLAAQRGDVMAVKRIVDEINEQMLRTMKGADFDAEVAEIRASVVNEMNELGETALFTAAERGYIEVVKELLPYTTKEGLSMNNRSGFDPLHIAAREGHREIVKILLDHDPELSKTVGQSNSTPLTTAAVRGHSSVVDELLSRDSSLVDVTRSNGKNALHLAARQGHVDIVSTLLNIDPQLARRTDKKGQTALHMAVKGVSCEVVKLLLQADPAIVMLPDKFSNTALHVAARKKRVEIVNELVLLRDTNVNALTRDHKTALDIVSGLPFSEETSEIIDILARYGAVKANDLNQPRDELRQTVTEIKNDVHNQLEQARKTNRNMSGIAKELRKLHREGINNATNSVTVVAVLFATVAFAAIFTVPGGVDEQNGTAVMVQSQCFKVFFIFNAIALFTSLAVVVVQITVVRGEIKSERRVVEVINKLMWLAAVCTSVAFISSSYIVVGKHHRGAAILVTVFGAVTMVGVLGGMTYYVVISKKLRRVRRKSKNSSASWRNWEISDANINPIYAI from the exons ATGTTGGGTGTTTCGAGTTCCGGTAAAATGTTGAACACATCAA GTGGGAAGAAGAAGTATGTGAAACAGGTGACAGGGAGATTTAACGATACTGAGCTCCATTTGGCTGCACAACGTGGTGATGTGATGGCGGTCAAACGAATTGTTGATGAAATTAATGAGCAAATGTTGAGGACTATGAAAGGGGCAGACTTTGATGCAGAGGTGGCTGAAATAAGGGCTTCAGTTGTTAATGAGATGAATGAATTGGGAGAAACGGCTTTGTTTACGGCTGCAGAAAGAGGGTACATCGAGGTTGTGAAGGAATTGTTGCCTTACACAACTAAAGAAGGTCTTTCTATGAACAACAGGTCTGGTTTTGATCCATTACACATTGCGGCTAGAGAAGGTCACCGAG AAATTGTCAAGATCCTTCTTGACCATGACCCCGAGCTAAGCAAAACAGTTGGTCAGTCAAATTCAACCCCTCTTACAACTGCAGCTGTAAGAGGACATTCATCAGTAGTCGATGAATTGCTCTCTAGAGACTCTAGCTTGGTGGATGTCACAAGATCAAATGGAAAAAATGCTTTGCATTTAGCTGCACGACAAGGTCATGTAGACATAGTCAGTACACTGCTCAATATAGATCCTCAACTGGCGAGAAGAACCGATAAGAAAGGTCAGACTGCTTTGCATATGGCTGTGAAAGGGGTTAGCTGTGAAGTTGTAAAATTGCTTCTTCAGGCTGATCCAGCAATTGTTATGCTCCCTGACAAGTTTAGTAACACTGCTTTGCATGTAGCTGCAAGGAAAAAACGTGTAGAG ATAGTAAACGAACTGGTACTTCTCCGTGACACAAACGTGAACGCCTTGACAAGAGACCACAAAACAGCACTTGATATTGTGAGCGGGCTCCCTTTCTCAGAAGAAACCTCAGAAATCATTGATATATTGGCCCGTTACGGAGCAGTAAAAGCAAATGACTTAAACCAGCCACGAGACGAACTCAGGCAAACCGTCACAGAAATCAAAAATGATGTCCACAACCAGCTGGAACAAGCCCGAAAAACAAACCGAAACATGAGCGGGATCGCGAAAGAGCTTCGTAAACTCCACCGTGAAGGGATCAACAATGCCACCAACTCTGTCACTGTGGTAGCAGTTCTTTTTGCTACAGTTGCATTTGCTGCCATCTTCACAGTGCCTGGTGGTGTTGATGAGCAGAATGGGACTGCTGTAATGGTTCAGAGTCAGTGTTTCAAGGTGTTTTTTATCTTCAATGCTATTGCTCTTTTTACATCACTAGCAGTGGTGGTGGTGCAGATCACAGTGGTTAGGGGAGAGATTAAATCAGAGAGACGGGTTGTTGAGGTGATTAATAAGTTGATGTGGTTGGCTGCAGTTTGTACGTCAGTGGCGTTTatttcatcatcatatatcGTGGTGGGGAAACACCATAGAGGGGCGGCAATACTGGTGACAGTTTTTGGGGCAGTAACGATGGTAGGAGTTCTTGGTGGCATGACATATTATGTGGTGATATCAAAGAAACTGCGTAGAGTGAGGAGGAAGTCAAAAAATAGTAGTGCTTCGTGGCGGAACTGGGAAATCTCTGATGCTAATATAAACCCAATTTATGCTATATag